The genomic window CTAGCAACTCCGCGTTGCGAGCGGCAGAGCAGGGCGAATCCACCTGAGAAGGCAAGCGTGGCCGATGACAAGAAGGCAAGAAATGACGATTAGCTCGGCGCCGAACGGCGCAAAAGCTGCGGCCCTTTGGGTTCCAGCGCTTCTCTTTGCCACGGCCTTTGCGCTCTTTGTTCAAACCGCCAACCCACTGTTCAGGTTCAGCGATGGAGGTGAGCTTGCCGCCGCATCCCACACACTCGGCGTGGCGCATCCGACCGGCTACCCGCTGTTTCTGATGAGCCAGAAGCTCTGGTCGTTTCTGGTTCCCATCGGCAATCCGTGCTTCCGCGCGAACGTCTTTTCCGCCGCGTGTGCAAGCGCTGCGCTCGTCATCGTCTATCTTCTGTGCTTCGAGTTTGCCGGGGCTGTCGCGGGGCTCGTCGCGGCCGGGTTACTTGCCTTCTCGCAGACGTTCTGGCTCCAGGCGACCCAGTCAACCGTCTATACCATGAACTTGATGCTCGCGGCGCTTCTGATGCTGCTAGCGTTTCGCGTGCTGGGGCCGATGTCGGCCGCCTCTGAACCCCCGGCCAGGCAGAACGATAGCAGCTCCGCCTTCATCCTTCATCCTTCATCCTTCATCCTTCCCAGTGGTGGACGCTCTATTCGGAGAACGACGGCACTGTTCTTCTTCGTTCTCGGGCTGGGTCTTTGCAACCACATAACCCTAGCCATCGTCCCAGCTGCGCTGCTTCTTTCGCACCCGCGGCGCATCGGCAGGCTCCTCCGCAGCAGGGGCGTCGCAATCGCCGCGATACTGTTCCTCCTGGCGGGGCTTCTGGTCTATCTATACCTGCCCGTCCGCGCCGCCGCAAAGCCCTCGATCAACTGGGGCGATCCATCGATATCCGAGCGATTTTGGCA from bacterium includes these protein-coding regions:
- a CDS encoding DUF2723 domain-containing protein, producing the protein MTISSAPNGAKAAALWVPALLFATAFALFVQTANPLFRFSDGGELAAASHTLGVAHPTGYPLFLMSQKLWSFLVPIGNPCFRANVFSAACASAALVIVYLLCFEFAGAVAGLVAAGLLAFSQTFWLQATQSTVYTMNLMLAALLMLLAFRVLGPMSAASEPPARQNDSSSAFILHPSSFILPSGGRSIRRTTALFFFVLGLGLCNHITLAIVPAALLLSHPRRIGRLLRSRGVAIAAILFLLAGLLVYLYLPVRAAAKPSINWGDPSISERFW